A region of Subtercola boreus DNA encodes the following proteins:
- a CDS encoding ABC transporter ATP-binding protein: MSDTEKTPRPPVRRGPGGGGPFGGAGMPAEKSKAFGPSAKRLVGRLRPERMLIAVVALLAIVSVTLSVLGPKMLGTATNLIFAGILSKQVPAGETQAQVIEGLRASGNNAQADLLGGVTLTPGSGIDFGQLGSVLLMVLAIYVFSSVFSWGQSYLLNGVVQRTVFRLRADVEDKINRLPLGYFDRMPRGELLSRVTNDIDNVSQSLQQSLSQIMTSLLTVIGVIVMMFVISPLLALIALVTIPLTLLITAVVAKRSQKLFVAQWKHTGTLNARIEESYSGHALVKVFGRHREINEVFRQKNEELYKASFGAQFVSGIIMPAMMFVGNLVYVAIAVVGGLMVASGSLSLGDVQAFIQYARQFTQPLTQLGSMANVLQSGVASAERVFELLDADDQTPDPVPAATPPASAGSAGRLVFDDVSFRYLPDVPLIDNLSLTALPGQTVAIVGPTGAGKTTLVNLIMRFYELDSGRITLDGTDIAAMTRDDLRSRTGMVLQDTWLFGGTIRDNIAYGRPEATEEEILAAAQATYVDRFVHSLPDGYDTVLNDEADNVSAGEKQLITIARAFLAAPSVLILDEATSSVDTRTEVLVQRAMSALRAERTSFVIAHRLSTIRDADLILVMESGRIVQQGTHDTLLAAGGAYANLYNAQFAGATAAE; encoded by the coding sequence ATGAGCGACACAGAGAAGACCCCGCGCCCGCCTGTGCGTCGCGGGCCGGGTGGGGGCGGCCCGTTCGGCGGTGCGGGGATGCCTGCCGAGAAGTCCAAGGCATTCGGACCGTCCGCCAAGCGGCTGGTCGGCAGGCTCCGGCCCGAACGGATGCTCATCGCCGTGGTCGCACTGCTGGCCATCGTCAGCGTGACGCTGTCTGTGCTCGGCCCGAAGATGCTCGGAACGGCGACGAACCTCATCTTCGCAGGCATCCTCTCGAAGCAGGTTCCGGCCGGTGAGACGCAGGCGCAGGTCATCGAGGGGCTCCGGGCATCCGGCAACAACGCCCAGGCCGACCTGCTCGGCGGGGTGACGCTGACCCCCGGGTCGGGAATCGACTTCGGGCAGCTCGGCAGCGTGCTGCTCATGGTGCTGGCGATCTACGTCTTCTCCTCGGTGTTCAGCTGGGGCCAGTCCTACCTGCTCAACGGTGTCGTGCAGCGAACGGTGTTCCGGCTGCGTGCCGACGTCGAAGACAAGATCAACCGGCTGCCGCTCGGTTACTTCGACCGGATGCCGCGGGGTGAGCTGCTCAGCCGGGTGACGAACGACATCGACAACGTCTCGCAGAGCCTCCAGCAGTCGCTCTCGCAGATCATGACGTCGCTCCTCACCGTCATCGGCGTCATCGTCATGATGTTCGTGATCTCGCCGCTGCTGGCCCTCATCGCGCTGGTCACGATCCCGCTCACCCTGCTGATCACGGCGGTCGTGGCCAAGCGCTCGCAGAAGCTGTTCGTGGCGCAGTGGAAGCACACCGGAACGCTGAACGCCCGCATCGAGGAGAGCTACAGCGGCCACGCTCTGGTGAAGGTGTTCGGTCGGCACCGCGAGATCAACGAGGTCTTCCGGCAGAAGAACGAAGAGCTCTACAAAGCGAGCTTCGGCGCCCAGTTCGTGTCGGGCATCATCATGCCCGCGATGATGTTCGTCGGCAACCTCGTCTACGTCGCGATCGCGGTGGTCGGCGGGCTGATGGTGGCGAGCGGGTCGCTCAGTCTCGGGGATGTGCAGGCGTTCATCCAGTACGCCCGGCAGTTCACGCAGCCGCTGACCCAGCTCGGGTCGATGGCGAACGTGCTGCAGTCGGGGGTCGCCTCTGCCGAGCGTGTCTTCGAACTGCTCGACGCCGACGACCAGACACCCGATCCGGTGCCCGCGGCCACGCCGCCCGCGTCGGCGGGATCGGCCGGGCGGCTGGTGTTCGACGACGTGTCGTTCCGCTACCTGCCCGACGTTCCCCTGATCGACAACCTGTCGCTCACAGCCCTGCCCGGCCAGACGGTGGCGATCGTCGGGCCGACCGGTGCCGGCAAGACCACGCTGGTCAACCTGATCATGCGGTTCTACGAGCTCGATTCCGGGCGGATCACGCTCGACGGCACAGACATCGCGGCGATGACCCGCGACGATTTGCGGAGCCGCACGGGCATGGTGCTGCAGGACACGTGGCTGTTCGGCGGCACGATCCGCGACAACATCGCCTACGGACGGCCGGAGGCCACGGAGGAGGAGATCCTCGCCGCGGCGCAGGCCACCTACGTCGACCGCTTCGTGCACTCGCTGCCCGACGGCTACGACACGGTGCTGAACGACGAGGCCGACAACGTGAGCGCGGGGGAGAAGCAGCTGATCACGATCGCGCGGGCGTTCCTCGCGGCACCGTCGGTGCTGATCCTGGACGAGGCGACCTCGTCGGTCGACACGCGCACCGAGGTGCTGGTGCAGCGCGCGATGTCGGCGCTGAGGGCGGAGCGCACGAGCTTCGTGATCGCGCACCGGCTGTCGACCATCCGCGATGCCGACCTGATCCTGGTGATGGAGTCGGGGCGCATAGTGCAGCAGGGCACGCACGACACGCTGCTGGCTGCGGGCGGCGCCTACGCGAACCTCTACAACGCGCAGTTCGCGGGGGCGACCGCCGCGGAGTGA
- a CDS encoding glycerophosphodiester phosphodiesterase family protein, protein MLDLRVFPSPIVIGHRGAPGYRPEHSRASFELAFEQGADFVEPDVVVSSDGVLVIRHENEISGTTDVSGHPEFASRRRAKTVDGVEQHGWFTEDFTWAELQTLRCRERLPELRPFSATFDGEFPLLRLADLFALVDGAMDALRRPLGIVAELKHAAYFGRLGFDLAELFIAEVASAGWGLGGREEGGRGEGGVDDSAGRLVVESFEPTVLADLRRRGFGAALVQLVDDVGSPADLVESQGEEAPAYATYLTAAGLRALARAGVDGISVPKALLLGDGRSVVADAHAAGLSVFTWTLRPENAFLEERYRTGPEVAELGDWQGEWSEIVGAGVDGVFSDHPDAAVTVRNEQGDRGADLPY, encoded by the coding sequence GTGCTCGATCTCCGCGTCTTCCCCTCTCCCATCGTCATCGGCCATCGGGGCGCCCCGGGGTACCGGCCCGAGCACTCCCGGGCCTCCTTCGAGCTCGCGTTCGAGCAGGGAGCCGACTTCGTCGAGCCCGACGTCGTGGTGTCGAGCGACGGGGTGCTGGTCATCCGGCACGAGAACGAGATCTCGGGCACAACGGATGTATCCGGGCATCCGGAGTTCGCGTCTCGCCGCCGGGCGAAGACGGTGGACGGCGTCGAGCAGCACGGCTGGTTCACCGAGGACTTCACCTGGGCTGAGCTGCAGACCCTCCGCTGCCGGGAGCGCCTGCCTGAGCTCCGGCCGTTCAGCGCCACGTTCGACGGCGAGTTCCCGCTGCTGCGGCTGGCGGACCTGTTCGCGCTGGTCGACGGCGCGATGGATGCTCTGCGGCGCCCGCTCGGGATCGTCGCCGAACTCAAACACGCCGCCTACTTCGGGCGGCTCGGGTTCGACCTGGCCGAACTGTTCATCGCCGAGGTCGCTTCGGCGGGGTGGGGCCTCGGCGGTCGTGAAGAAGGCGGTCGTGGAGAAGGGGGCGTGGATGATTCGGCGGGGCGGCTCGTGGTGGAGAGCTTCGAGCCCACCGTGCTGGCCGACCTCCGACGGAGGGGATTCGGCGCCGCCCTGGTGCAACTCGTCGACGATGTCGGATCCCCCGCCGACCTCGTGGAATCCCAGGGTGAGGAGGCACCGGCATACGCGACCTACCTGACCGCGGCCGGCCTTCGCGCGCTCGCCCGGGCGGGCGTCGACGGGATCAGCGTGCCGAAGGCGCTGCTGCTCGGCGACGGGCGGTCGGTGGTCGCCGACGCGCACGCGGCAGGGCTCAGTGTGTTCACCTGGACGTTGCGGCCGGAGAACGCCTTCCTCGAGGAGCGGTACCGCACCGGCCCGGAGGTCGCGGAGTTGGGAGATTGGCAGGGCGAGTGGTCCGAGATCGTCGGCGCCGGTGTCGACGGAGTGTTCTCCGATCATCCGGACGCCGCGGTCACCGTGCGGAACGAGCAGGGCGACCGCGGCGCTGACCTGCCGTACTGA
- a CDS encoding ATP-dependent helicase: protein MTPTSHQTDSTSVPLIVDDSRGRSFGGAGGSGAGASGAGPSFNDALLDGLNPPQKEAVEYRGPSLLIVAGAGSGKTSVLTRRIASLIDSREAWPSQILAITFTNKAAAEMRERVGALLGQTAEGMWISTFHSACVRILRREAENFGFTKAFTIYDSHDSRTLIKRIIKELQADTFGFTVSGVAGKISKLKNELADADSYARSANFDDPQERLFVEIFRQYTRSLSAANAFDFDDLIGQTVYLFRAFPHVAATYRRRFRHILVDEYQDTNHAQYSLIRELTLPVEEEPGSDQRTASLPGASLTVVGDSDQSIYAFRGADIRNIVEFERDFSGAKVILLEQNYRSTQNILSAANAVISNNFDRKDKKLWTDVGNGEKIVGFTGYSGHDEAQFVADEVTKLHEQGTPYKDVAVFYRTNAQTRALEEILIRSAVPYRVLGGTRFYERAEIKDVLAYLIAVANPFDAMALRRILNTPKRGIGPATETALGVFAQTNEITYREAMRRAPELGLGPKVTGAIVDLAKMLDEATLLLDPDQPADDGSVGATGSVAEVLTMLLDRSGYVTALRAGRDPQDEARAENVEELVAVTREFQKNNPGGTLVDFLTEVSLVAAADELDDSSGTVSLMTLHTAKGLEYEAVFLTGVEEDLLPHRMAATEPGGPAEERRLFYVGITRARKRLYLSLAMTRAQFGETAVAMPSRYLQEIPAELIDWRQSPGMATSRGGTQPRALNASRPGGGFNSRSAVRASDSLSFRDADAAASRPKAEWPNRVTAQVRDNGNLELQAGDRIRHVDFGEGRVNAVTGEGTKRVAHVQFDSAGAKKLLIKIAPIEKL, encoded by the coding sequence ATGACACCCACCTCACACCAGACCGACTCGACCTCCGTACCGCTGATCGTCGACGACTCCCGCGGCCGCTCGTTCGGTGGAGCCGGCGGGTCGGGGGCGGGCGCGAGTGGTGCCGGGCCGTCGTTCAACGATGCGCTGCTCGACGGGCTGAACCCGCCGCAGAAGGAGGCCGTCGAGTACCGCGGCCCTTCGCTCCTGATCGTCGCGGGGGCGGGTTCCGGCAAGACGAGCGTGCTCACGCGGAGGATCGCGAGCCTGATCGACAGCCGGGAGGCGTGGCCGAGCCAGATTCTCGCCATCACGTTCACCAACAAGGCTGCGGCCGAGATGCGCGAGCGGGTCGGTGCCCTCCTCGGGCAGACCGCGGAGGGCATGTGGATCTCGACCTTCCACTCGGCGTGCGTGCGCATCCTTCGCCGTGAGGCGGAGAACTTCGGTTTCACCAAGGCCTTCACGATCTACGACTCGCATGACTCCCGCACGCTGATCAAACGGATCATCAAGGAGCTGCAGGCCGACACATTCGGCTTCACCGTCTCGGGCGTGGCGGGAAAGATCTCGAAGCTCAAGAACGAGTTGGCGGATGCCGACAGCTACGCGAGGTCGGCGAACTTCGACGACCCGCAGGAGCGGCTCTTCGTCGAGATCTTCCGGCAGTACACGCGGAGTCTCAGCGCGGCGAACGCCTTCGACTTCGACGACCTCATCGGCCAGACCGTCTACCTGTTCCGGGCGTTCCCGCACGTCGCGGCCACGTACCGGCGGCGGTTCCGGCACATTCTCGTCGACGAGTATCAGGACACGAACCACGCGCAGTACTCCCTCATCCGCGAGCTCACCCTCCCGGTCGAGGAGGAGCCGGGCTCCGACCAGCGCACAGCGTCGCTGCCGGGCGCCTCGCTGACGGTGGTCGGTGACTCCGACCAGTCGATCTACGCGTTCCGCGGGGCCGACATCCGCAACATCGTGGAATTCGAGCGCGACTTCTCCGGGGCCAAGGTCATCCTGCTGGAGCAGAACTACCGGTCGACCCAGAACATCCTGTCCGCCGCCAATGCTGTCATCTCGAACAACTTCGACCGGAAAGACAAGAAGCTCTGGACCGACGTCGGCAACGGCGAGAAGATCGTCGGGTTCACGGGCTACAGCGGGCACGACGAGGCCCAGTTCGTGGCCGACGAGGTGACGAAGCTGCACGAGCAGGGCACGCCGTACAAAGACGTGGCGGTGTTCTACCGCACCAACGCGCAGACGCGTGCCCTCGAAGAGATCCTGATCAGGTCGGCTGTTCCCTACCGGGTGCTCGGCGGTACCCGCTTCTACGAGCGGGCCGAGATCAAGGATGTTCTCGCCTACCTGATCGCTGTCGCCAACCCGTTCGACGCCATGGCGCTCCGGCGCATCCTGAACACTCCGAAGCGTGGAATCGGGCCGGCGACAGAGACCGCGCTGGGCGTCTTCGCCCAGACCAACGAGATCACCTACCGTGAGGCGATGCGTCGTGCGCCCGAGCTGGGCCTCGGGCCCAAGGTCACGGGAGCGATCGTCGATCTCGCGAAGATGCTCGACGAGGCGACCCTGCTGCTCGATCCCGATCAGCCTGCCGACGACGGTTCGGTGGGTGCCACAGGATCGGTCGCCGAGGTGCTCACCATGCTGCTCGACCGGAGCGGGTACGTGACGGCCCTCCGGGCCGGCCGTGACCCCCAGGACGAGGCTCGGGCCGAGAACGTCGAGGAGCTCGTCGCGGTGACGCGGGAGTTCCAGAAGAACAACCCCGGTGGCACGCTCGTCGACTTCCTCACCGAGGTGTCGCTGGTGGCGGCGGCGGATGAACTCGACGACTCGAGCGGAACGGTGTCGCTGATGACACTGCACACGGCCAAAGGACTGGAGTACGAGGCGGTGTTCCTGACCGGTGTCGAAGAGGACCTGCTGCCGCACCGGATGGCCGCGACCGAACCGGGTGGCCCGGCCGAGGAGAGGCGACTCTTCTATGTGGGCATCACGCGCGCCCGCAAGCGGCTGTACCTCTCGCTGGCGATGACGCGGGCGCAGTTCGGCGAGACCGCGGTGGCGATGCCGAGCCGGTACCTGCAGGAGATCCCGGCCGAGCTCATCGACTGGCGGCAGTCGCCGGGCATGGCGACGTCGCGCGGTGGTACGCAGCCCCGCGCGCTGAACGCCTCGCGGCCGGGTGGCGGCTTCAACAGCCGGAGTGCGGTGCGGGCCAGCGACTCCCTGTCCTTCCGTGACGCGGATGCGGCCGCTTCGCGGCCGAAGGCGGAGTGGCCGAACCGGGTCACGGCCCAGGTCCGTGACAACGGCAACCTCGAACTGCAGGCCGGCGACCGGATCCGGCACGTCGACTTCGGTGAGGGCCGGGTGAACGCCGTGACCGGTGAGGGCACCAAGCGGGTGGCTCACGTTCAGTTCGATTCCGCCGGTGCGAAGAAGCTGCTGATCAAGATCGCGCCCATCGAGAAACTCTGA
- a CDS encoding Bax inhibitor-1/YccA family protein, translating to MATASNNPAFSRLPVFNGKGLEKDPTAKVATPSADGLQQMFDGPTATASDTNRMSYDDVIVKTGVSFVVLLAFALVGWQFPVLALPAALIGFALALVNIFKRKPSPPLVLAYAAAQGLFIGAISGVFETLYPGVVVQAVIATVCVFAVTLALFASGKIRASKRATKIFLIAMIGYMVFSVVNLVLMATGVQSTGFGLNSTVSILGIPLGLIIGVVVTLLAAYSLVLDFDDIKRGVTAGAPRIYGWSAAFGLIVTVVWLYLTLLRTFAIARN from the coding sequence ATGGCAACGGCTTCGAACAACCCCGCGTTCTCCCGGCTCCCGGTCTTCAACGGCAAGGGGCTGGAGAAAGATCCGACCGCAAAGGTGGCGACACCCAGTGCTGACGGCCTGCAGCAGATGTTCGACGGCCCGACGGCGACCGCCTCCGACACCAACCGGATGAGCTATGACGACGTCATCGTCAAGACCGGGGTGAGCTTCGTCGTGCTGCTCGCCTTCGCGCTCGTCGGCTGGCAGTTCCCGGTGCTCGCGCTTCCCGCAGCCCTCATCGGCTTCGCGCTCGCGCTGGTCAACATCTTCAAGCGCAAGCCGTCCCCGCCGCTGGTGCTCGCCTACGCTGCGGCCCAGGGCCTCTTCATCGGTGCGATCTCGGGTGTCTTCGAGACGCTCTACCCGGGTGTCGTCGTGCAGGCCGTCATCGCCACGGTCTGCGTCTTCGCGGTCACGCTCGCGCTGTTCGCCAGCGGAAAGATCCGCGCCTCGAAGCGCGCGACCAAGATCTTCCTCATCGCGATGATCGGCTACATGGTCTTCTCCGTCGTTAATCTGGTCCTGATGGCCACCGGCGTGCAGAGCACCGGCTTCGGGCTGAACAGCACCGTGAGCATCCTCGGCATCCCGCTCGGCCTCATCATCGGTGTGGTCGTGACGCTGCTCGCGGCGTACTCGCTCGTGCTCGACTTCGATGACATCAAGCGTGGTGTCACGGCGGGCGCCCCCCGTATCTACGGCTGGTCGGCGGCCTTCGGTCTCATCGTCACCGTCGTGTGGCTCTACCTCACGCTGCTCCGCACGTTCGCGATCGCCCGCAACTAA
- a CDS encoding oxygenase MpaB family protein, with translation MSRSPYTVFTNLAAEAVLLAGGGRAILMQIANPAVGYGVAAHSDFANRPLERLANTVTYAYATVFASPAELAAVVARVNRAHAPVVSRPGEPGERPGNSYNAFDSRAQLWVAATLYQTALTVYEKTFGPLAPEDAEVVYQRYGVLGSALQMPAGMWPADLTAFRAYWMTAVSELRVTDPARRVAHDLLHPRTAPLWLRAAMPLVRLVTTGLLDDDLRRAFVLPWSSRSQRRFDRLFRVAAIIYPRLPRRLRQLPRDRYLKALRASL, from the coding sequence ATGAGCCGCTCCCCCTACACCGTCTTCACGAACCTTGCGGCCGAGGCAGTGCTTCTGGCCGGCGGTGGGAGGGCCATCCTGATGCAGATCGCCAACCCAGCGGTCGGGTACGGAGTTGCGGCCCACAGCGACTTCGCGAACCGGCCACTCGAGCGGCTGGCGAACACCGTGACCTACGCGTATGCAACAGTGTTCGCCAGCCCTGCGGAGCTTGCGGCGGTCGTCGCTCGGGTGAATCGAGCCCACGCCCCCGTCGTGAGTCGCCCGGGTGAGCCCGGCGAACGGCCGGGCAACTCCTACAACGCGTTCGACTCCCGAGCACAACTGTGGGTGGCGGCGACGCTCTACCAGACTGCGCTCACCGTCTACGAGAAGACATTCGGACCGCTGGCTCCGGAAGATGCCGAAGTGGTCTACCAACGATACGGAGTGCTGGGATCGGCGCTGCAGATGCCGGCGGGAATGTGGCCGGCCGACCTCACGGCGTTCCGCGCCTATTGGATGACCGCGGTGAGCGAGCTCCGGGTCACCGATCCCGCCCGCCGAGTGGCGCACGACCTGCTCCACCCGCGCACCGCACCGCTCTGGCTGAGGGCTGCGATGCCCCTGGTGCGGCTGGTCACCACCGGGCTGCTCGACGACGACCTCCGCCGGGCCTTCGTGCTGCCGTGGAGTTCCCGTTCCCAGCGCCGCTTCGACCGGCTGTTCCGGGTAGCAGCGATCATCTACCCGCGCCTGCCCCGGCGTCTCCGACAGCTGCCGCGCGACCGCTACCTGAAAGCACTCCGCGCTTCACTCTGA